The bacterium sequence GGCGCAAGATTTCCGCAATGACAAACGGGCGCCACTCACGACGCACCCTTGTCAATTCATCAATTTTCTCCCCCTTCACAAGGGGGAAACCACCGAAGGACAGAGGGGGTTCAAAAAGGGCGACCATCTCCACCACACCCTCTTACATTACAAAAAGTGAGTCGCGCAGCGTTGAGCACAAACATCCATCGGTTTAAACTAAACCCACGGTAATGAAAAAGGCGAGCCAATAGGCTCGCCCGAAGAGTTTCCAGATGCTTATCTAATAAGTGTTTGTATATTACCGAACCACTCGGTGTAGATCCTGAGTAAATATCTTTTCTATAAGTTTATTCAGACCTTTGCCATCTTGTGCGCTAATAAAAACGGCCTCGGGATATTTACAAGATAGCTGAGAATAACGAAGCTCGTCAATCAAATCTATCTTATTAATTGTTAATATCTTAGGCGTATCGACTAGTTGCATACGCTCCAACTCTTTTTCAACTACAATAAGATGATCATCCAAAGCTTCGTGTAAAGCATCTGCAACAATAATCAGAATATCAGCCTCTTTAGCTTCGGCCAGTGTGCTCCTGAAGCTTTCCACCAGATGGTGTGGTAATTTCCGGATGAAACCGACAGTATCTGTTAAAAGTGCAGTTTTGCATTCGGGCGTGCGTAATATCTTTGTCCTTGGATCCAAAGTAGCAAAAAGTTTATCCTCAGCATAAGCATTGGCATGGGTCATTTTGTTCAATAAAGTCGATTTTCCAGCGTTCGTATAACCTAAAATTGCTACCCTTAAACTATTAGAGCGTCCTTTTCTTTGTGTCCTTCTTTGCTTCTCGATCTTCTCGAGTTTTAATTTAAGGGTTGCTATCCGTCGGCGAACAACGCGTCTGTCGATCTCGAGTTGTGTTTCTCCGGGGCCGCGTGCACCGATAGAGCCACCATATTGTCGCGACAAATGTCCCCACATTCCCGCCAGTCTAGGGAGTAAGTATTCCAATTGTGCCAATTCGACCTGTATCTTTGCGGCATTTGTGCGGGCACGTGTAGCAAATATATCTAGTATTAAACCACTGCGATCAATGACCTTAATATCTTTACCTAGAACTTTTCCTATGTTTCGCGCCTGATTTGGCTTAAGGTCATCATCGAAAATTACTGTGAATGCTTCATTTTCTTCTAATACTTTTTTTACAAATTCCAACTTCCCACTTCCGACGAAAGTCGCCGAATTTGGGTTATTTAGTGTCTGCTCTACTCTATCTATGACTCTTCCTCCTGCAGTTTCAGCTAGGCGTTCGAGTTCGTTCATCGACTCATCGAAATTGCATTTCGAGGTTTTTTGAGTTCTAACTCCGACAATAACAACTTTTTCAATACTATCTTGCATATTACGTCCTCTTATGAATCCCCATTAATTGCTTCGCCAAATAGAAGCCATCTTTTTGCCGAGATCACCTTGACCTTAAGAATGTCTCCAAGAGAGCAACCTTCATCCGCAAAAACAACTCTTCTCCCCGATCTATCGAAACCTAGACATTGACGAATCCCTTTGTTGACAAGTTCTTCTACCATGACTTCCTTTATTCGGCCAACCTGCATTTTACTGTATTTCTCTGCGAGTTCCTGTCCAAGGTCAATTATTCTCTTCAGCCGCTGTATCTTCATTTTCTCAGGAACATCGTCAGGTATGCCCGCTGCTTTCGTCCCCGGACGAGGTGAATACCTAAATGCAAATGATCCCGCATAAGCGACTGATTTATATAATGTTATTGTCTCCTCAAAATCAG is a genomic window containing:
- the hflX gene encoding GTPase HflX, which encodes MQDSIEKVVIVGVRTQKTSKCNFDESMNELERLAETAGGRVIDRVEQTLNNPNSATFVGSGKLEFVKKVLEENEAFTVIFDDDLKPNQARNIGKVLGKDIKVIDRSGLILDIFATRARTNAAKIQVELAQLEYLLPRLAGMWGHLSRQYGGSIGARGPGETQLEIDRRVVRRRIATLKLKLEKIEKQRRTQRKGRSNSLRVAILGYTNAGKSTLLNKMTHANAYAEDKLFATLDPRTKILRTPECKTALLTDTVGFIRKLPHHLVESFRSTLAEAKEADILIIVADALHEALDDHLIVVEKELERMQLVDTPKILTINKIDLIDELRYSQLSCKYPEAVFISAQDGKGLNKLIEKIFTQDLHRVVR